In Candidatus Protochlamydia phocaeensis, a single genomic region encodes these proteins:
- a CDS encoding Nif3-like dinuclear metal center hexameric protein: MLRLKDLCQYLDELLPSNGLSDYCPNGLQVEGKTSIGKLATAVSASLETIEAAIESRADALIVHHGIFWQRDSYVIQGVKRRKLFLLIEQEISLLAYHLPLDMHPKLGNNWKAAQDLGWTDLQPFAYMNGIPIGVKGKIPPTNREKVKEQLEHYYQHAAACAFGGPETIQTLALVSGGAYKSIADAAKEGVDAFITGNFDEPVWPQAFEEGINFFALGHSATERVGPQALAKHLEQALHLPCPFLDIHNPF, translated from the coding sequence ATGCTAAGGCTAAAAGACCTTTGCCAATATTTAGATGAATTGCTCCCCTCCAATGGCCTTTCCGATTATTGCCCGAATGGTTTGCAAGTAGAGGGGAAGACATCAATTGGGAAGTTGGCGACCGCTGTATCGGCAAGCCTGGAGACCATAGAGGCAGCGATTGAAAGCAGAGCCGATGCCCTTATTGTCCATCATGGAATTTTTTGGCAGCGAGATAGCTATGTCATTCAAGGCGTGAAAAGAAGAAAGCTATTTTTATTAATCGAACAAGAAATTTCACTGCTTGCCTATCATTTGCCTTTAGACATGCATCCAAAATTGGGAAATAATTGGAAGGCTGCGCAAGATTTGGGATGGACTGACCTGCAGCCTTTTGCTTATATGAATGGTATTCCAATTGGTGTAAAGGGAAAGATTCCTCCTACAAACAGAGAAAAAGTAAAAGAGCAATTGGAGCATTACTACCAACATGCGGCTGCTTGTGCGTTCGGCGGTCCGGAGACCATTCAGACTTTGGCTTTAGTTTCCGGAGGCGCCTATAAATCCATTGCTGATGCCGCTAAAGAAGGGGTTGACGCTTTTATTACAGGAAATTTCGATGAACCTGTTTGGCCTCAAGCATTTGAAGAAGGAATCAATTTTTTCGCTTTAGGCCATTCGGCAACAGAAAGAGTGGGCCCCCAGGCGTTAGCTAAGCATCTTGAGCAGGCCCTTCATCTTCCTTGCCCTTTTCTGGATATTCATAATCCTTTTTAA
- a CDS encoding BON domain-containing protein codes for MLTACETNAPDNTGRNTRDRNPSAVTPGEQSESEADRTITQKIRQALMDDDALSTNAKNVKIMTINGVVTLRGVVNNDKEKNEIGKKAKAVSGVKNVDNQIEILREGNRGTENRGDFNR; via the coding sequence ATGCTAACCGCTTGCGAAACTAATGCTCCTGACAATACAGGACGCAATACACGCGATCGCAATCCTAGTGCCGTCACACCAGGCGAGCAATCAGAAAGCGAAGCCGATCGTACAATCACACAAAAGATCCGCCAAGCTTTAATGGATGATGATGCTCTTTCTACTAATGCTAAGAATGTCAAAATCATGACAATCAATGGCGTAGTCACTCTTCGCGGAGTCGTTAACAACGATAAAGAGAAGAATGAAATTGGTAAAAAAGCCAAAGCCGTAAGCGGTGTTAAGAATGTTGACAATCAAATTGAAATTCTTCGCGAAGGTAATCGTGGGACTGAAAACCGCGGTGACTTTAATCGATAA
- the tyrS gene encoding tyrosine--tRNA ligase, with protein MTNIIDVLQERGFIEALSSDEIRLLTQQPVKVYCGFDPTADSLHLGNLVAIMGLAWFQRFGHTPVAIMGGATGMIGDPSGKAAERQLLDEQTIEQNLKGIRKNLETILDFNHSTAKPIILNNFDWFKNFSYIQFLRDIGKLFRLGPMLAKESVKTRLQSEEGMSYTEFSYQTLQGYDFLHLFEKFGVTIQLGGSDQWGNITAGTELIRKVHGQTAYGVTFPLLTRSDGQKFGKSEKGAIWLSSEKLSPYEFYQYLVRVADADVIKLMRMLTFMDMAEIRLYEKRMQEADYVPHTAQKRLAEEITRLVHGEKGVETALKVTAEVAPGSQAKLDADTLESLSSSMPSYELPLNEVVNKKLVDLLVEVGLQPSKGEARRLLRNGGIYVNNEKIEDENCVIVQDHLISNRLILLAAGKKNKMLVRVREN; from the coding sequence ATGACTAATATTATTGATGTTTTGCAAGAACGCGGTTTTATTGAAGCCCTTTCAAGCGATGAAATTCGACTGTTAACTCAACAGCCAGTCAAGGTCTACTGCGGTTTCGATCCAACGGCCGATAGTCTGCATTTAGGAAACCTGGTTGCCATTATGGGGCTTGCCTGGTTTCAACGCTTTGGTCATACGCCTGTCGCCATTATGGGCGGAGCGACTGGTATGATTGGAGATCCCTCCGGCAAAGCAGCAGAGCGTCAATTATTAGATGAACAAACCATTGAACAGAACCTAAAAGGAATAAGAAAAAACTTAGAGACAATTCTAGATTTTAATCATTCTACTGCTAAGCCCATCATTTTAAATAACTTTGATTGGTTTAAAAACTTTTCTTATATTCAATTCCTACGCGATATCGGCAAGCTTTTCCGTTTAGGCCCTATGTTGGCAAAAGAAAGTGTAAAAACGCGTTTGCAATCGGAAGAAGGCATGAGCTATACCGAATTCAGCTATCAAACCTTGCAAGGTTATGATTTTTTGCATTTATTTGAAAAATTCGGAGTAACGATCCAATTAGGCGGCAGTGACCAATGGGGAAATATCACGGCTGGAACGGAATTGATCCGTAAAGTCCATGGCCAGACGGCTTATGGGGTTACTTTCCCTTTATTGACTCGCAGCGATGGGCAAAAATTTGGGAAATCGGAAAAAGGCGCGATTTGGCTATCATCAGAGAAGTTGTCTCCTTACGAGTTTTACCAATATTTGGTACGCGTCGCCGATGCCGATGTCATTAAATTGATGCGCATGCTGACTTTTATGGATATGGCAGAGATTCGCTTGTATGAAAAGAGAATGCAAGAAGCAGATTATGTTCCTCATACCGCTCAGAAACGGTTGGCTGAAGAAATTACTCGTTTAGTGCACGGCGAAAAGGGAGTGGAGACAGCTTTGAAAGTTACCGCTGAAGTGGCGCCCGGATCGCAGGCAAAGCTTGATGCGGATACGTTGGAAAGCCTTTCCTCTAGCATGCCTAGCTATGAACTGCCTCTAAATGAAGTGGTAAATAAAAAACTCGTTGACCTGTTAGTCGAAGTGGGGCTTCAGCCTAGCAAAGGAGAGGCTAGACGTCTTCTACGGAATGGCGGAATTTATGTGAATAATGAGAAAATTGAAGATGAAAATTGCGTGATTGTCCAAGACCATCTTATCTCAAATCGATTGATTCTCTTGGCAGCAGGAAAGAAAAATAAAATGCTTGTGCGTGTGAGAGAAAACTGA
- a CDS encoding HU family DNA-binding protein, which yields MATSTKKSTMTKKKLINSISQDKGIHPNDVRHVIQAFLDKITDCLSQGERLEFREFGVFEVVERKQKIGRNPKNAAVPIVIPARQAVKFTPGKKMRQVVESDSFAEVN from the coding sequence ATGGCAACCAGTACAAAGAAGAGCACCATGACAAAGAAGAAATTGATTAATTCTATTTCACAGGACAAGGGAATTCACCCAAATGATGTCCGTCATGTTATTCAAGCTTTTCTCGATAAGATTACAGACTGTTTATCTCAAGGGGAAAGATTAGAATTTAGAGAGTTTGGCGTTTTTGAAGTTGTGGAAAGAAAACAAAAGATTGGACGCAATCCCAAAAATGCAGCCGTTCCCATCGTTATTCCTGCTCGCCAGGCTGTTAAATTTACTCCAGGCAAAAAGATGCGTCAGGTTGTAGAATCAGATAGCTTTGCCGAAGTAAATTAA
- a CDS encoding L,D-transpeptidase has product MTLPKLLAIVSILLFGAIGIAAIFKTKPTQPETGAVVQVPLEVELDQEIQAVVPALATPSPVAVSSVSPIVASSIDLPDANRIEELFNRNDPKLPIVETITYKSHVPWQKGRPAWLSDYASHYNTSRHFIARSLNGKPDYLKQDLAEGDRFNVFKKDKNFQFYLVVDTSRCKMWFYYIDLDDKQATLLKTYQVGLGRLDSTKASGLLTPLGKYSLGDRIAVYKPKVMGMHQGKKIEVITVFGTRWIPFEKELGPCTAPAKGFGIHGTPWHDKGQGILADDTSSIGKYESDGCIRLATPDIEELFAIIITKPTTIEIVPDFSESTLAGAGAGL; this is encoded by the coding sequence ATGACATTGCCAAAGTTATTAGCGATTGTATCCATTCTTTTATTTGGAGCGATTGGCATAGCTGCCATCTTTAAAACCAAGCCGACCCAACCTGAGACGGGGGCGGTTGTGCAGGTTCCTCTTGAAGTTGAACTAGATCAAGAGATTCAAGCAGTTGTGCCGGCCTTAGCCACTCCATCCCCTGTTGCCGTTTCCTCGGTTTCTCCTATTGTTGCGTCATCGATTGATTTGCCTGATGCCAATCGGATTGAAGAATTATTTAATCGAAATGATCCGAAGCTACCTATTGTCGAGACCATTACTTATAAGAGCCATGTACCTTGGCAGAAAGGGCGTCCTGCTTGGTTATCGGATTATGCCTCTCATTACAATACGTCTCGGCATTTTATTGCGCGGAGTTTAAATGGCAAGCCTGATTACTTAAAGCAGGATTTGGCTGAAGGCGATCGCTTTAATGTATTTAAAAAAGATAAGAATTTTCAATTTTATCTGGTTGTAGACACATCCCGTTGTAAAATGTGGTTCTACTATATTGATTTGGATGATAAGCAGGCGACGCTATTAAAGACCTATCAAGTAGGGCTAGGCCGCTTAGATTCAACAAAAGCGTCGGGATTGCTGACGCCTTTAGGGAAGTATTCTCTTGGCGATCGCATTGCAGTCTATAAACCCAAAGTCATGGGAATGCATCAAGGAAAGAAAATTGAAGTAATCACTGTTTTCGGAACGCGTTGGATTCCCTTTGAAAAAGAATTAGGCCCTTGTACAGCTCCTGCAAAAGGATTTGGCATTCATGGAACGCCTTGGCATGATAAAGGCCAAGGAATACTTGCTGATGATACAAGCAGCATTGGAAAATATGAGAGCGATGGATGCATTAGGCTTGCCACTCCGGATATAGAAGAGCTTTTTGCCATTATTATTACTAAGCCCACGACCATTGAAATTGTCCCAGATTTTTCTGAATCCACCTTAGCTGGAGCTGGGGCAGGGCTATAA
- a CDS encoding acetyl-CoA carboxylase carboxyltransferase subunit alpha has translation MDILPHEKQIHEYIKTIEHLKKQNQDNPIFNAEIRKLEQKLDKLKEKVYSELTPWQRIMICRHPSRPHALDFFRNMCESYVELSGDRCYQDDHAMVGGLARIGGIKCVVIGQEKGFDTESRVYRNFGMLNPEGFRKALRLMQMAEKFNLPIISLLDTPGAYPGLEAEERGQGWAIAQNLREMARISTPIIVVVIGEGCSGGALGMGVGDVVGMLEHAYYSVISPEGCASILWKDASKNIEAASTLKLNAENLIELKVIDTIISEPLGGAHHDPQQTYQNVKQFIIDQCQILRRIPPSLLLEQRYLKFRQMGQFLEV, from the coding sequence TTGGATATTCTACCCCATGAAAAGCAAATTCATGAGTATATCAAAACGATTGAACATCTAAAAAAACAGAATCAAGACAATCCTATTTTTAACGCCGAGATTCGCAAGCTTGAGCAAAAGTTAGATAAACTCAAAGAAAAAGTTTATTCAGAGCTGACTCCGTGGCAAAGGATTATGATTTGCCGTCACCCCTCTCGTCCGCATGCCCTGGATTTCTTTCGCAATATGTGCGAAAGCTATGTGGAGCTATCGGGAGACCGCTGCTATCAAGATGATCATGCGATGGTTGGGGGGTTGGCTAGGATCGGGGGAATAAAGTGCGTTGTCATCGGCCAAGAGAAAGGATTTGATACCGAAAGTCGCGTTTACCGCAATTTTGGTATGCTTAATCCCGAAGGCTTCCGCAAAGCTCTGCGCTTGATGCAAATGGCTGAAAAATTTAATTTGCCTATCATTTCCCTTTTGGATACTCCAGGAGCTTATCCCGGATTGGAAGCCGAAGAGAGGGGGCAAGGATGGGCGATTGCGCAGAATCTACGCGAGATGGCTCGTATCAGCACGCCGATCATTGTGGTTGTTATTGGAGAAGGCTGTTCTGGAGGGGCTTTGGGAATGGGTGTGGGCGATGTCGTGGGCATGCTAGAGCATGCTTATTACTCTGTCATCTCACCAGAGGGCTGTGCATCGATTCTTTGGAAAGATGCAAGTAAAAATATAGAGGCTGCATCAACGCTCAAGTTGAACGCAGAAAATCTTATAGAGCTCAAGGTCATCGACACGATTATTAGCGAACCTCTCGGAGGCGCGCATCACGATCCTCAGCAGACTTATCAAAATGTCAAGCAATTTATCATCGATCAATGTCAGATTCTGCGCAGAATCCCCCCATCACTGTTGCTTGAGCAGCGCTATTTAAAATTCCGACAAATGGGACAATTCCTAGAAGTATAA
- a CDS encoding ABC transporter ATP-binding protein, translating to MRFLFKTALLGRQHRILIGLTIFSMILLTFASQLEIVAMGVIMRKGPDFFELFAPIKEGKLERNLAVSWEDVQARWPQLDVSDRGFVNLEDTARFLTDYKGQGLVERVIDGLNHFIPITSSLKFLAFFIVLVALFKAISLFSQRFASRLVAIRISRDLRQAYFEHIQSLPMDFYQRHNIGSLSSRVVGDAALVAEALNACLVNYLQTPFTVITTLGLCFLASWQLSLIIFFGFPLIVFPIVFLAKRVKRISKQIQKNQETFASVLIDFLAGIQTVKVFAMEDFSLRKYRDQNAKMAALEQRSARYDLSSRPIVHTIGMFFLATALLYGLYVLQMNVSDVLVYCGLLYVFYEPIKKFAEENTHIQRGIAAAERVQEVLHLQPQIRDQDGALELSSLDSTIEFDNVWFRYDQKWILKGVSFTVRKGETVALVGPTGSGKSTIVQLLPRLYDIQKGEIRIDGRSLTAYTQRSLRDNIAFVPQKPFLFLDTVAENIAFGRPFSQEDIQEAARQAHADEFIQQLPKGYQTELFEAGKNLSGGQQQRLAIARALVKKAPILIMDEATSSLDALSENHIKSALSQLQGKMTQIIIAHRLSTIEDADKIIYLDKGEKVAEGTKEELLRTCPPFRQMWEMMYNQAPLQPAGLSLNS from the coding sequence ATGCGATTTTTATTTAAGACAGCGCTTCTTGGAAGGCAGCACCGCATCCTGATTGGATTGACCATTTTTTCCATGATCTTATTGACATTTGCCTCCCAGCTAGAGATTGTCGCCATGGGCGTCATCATGAGGAAAGGGCCGGATTTTTTTGAATTGTTTGCCCCTATCAAAGAGGGGAAGCTAGAGCGTAATTTAGCTGTCAGTTGGGAAGATGTCCAGGCGCGCTGGCCGCAATTGGATGTGTCCGATCGAGGCTTTGTTAACTTAGAAGATACAGCGCGCTTTTTAACTGATTATAAGGGCCAAGGATTGGTGGAGAGAGTCATAGACGGCTTAAACCATTTCATTCCTATTACCAGCAGTTTGAAATTCCTCGCTTTTTTTATTGTCTTAGTCGCTTTATTTAAAGCTATTTCACTGTTCAGCCAGCGCTTTGCCTCGCGCCTGGTCGCCATCCGCATCAGCCGCGATTTGCGCCAAGCCTATTTTGAGCATATTCAATCTTTGCCCATGGATTTTTATCAGCGGCATAATATAGGCAGTTTATCCTCGCGCGTGGTAGGGGATGCAGCCCTAGTGGCAGAGGCCTTGAATGCTTGCTTGGTCAATTACTTGCAAACGCCTTTTACGGTTATCACGACGCTTGGCCTATGCTTTTTAGCTTCCTGGCAGCTTTCGCTTATTATTTTCTTCGGTTTTCCCTTGATTGTTTTCCCCATTGTCTTCCTCGCCAAACGGGTCAAAAGAATTTCCAAGCAGATTCAGAAAAATCAAGAAACATTTGCCTCTGTTCTTATCGATTTCTTAGCTGGCATCCAAACAGTCAAAGTTTTTGCCATGGAGGATTTCTCCCTCAGAAAGTACCGCGATCAAAATGCGAAAATGGCGGCTCTGGAGCAAAGAAGCGCTCGATACGATTTGTCCTCGAGGCCCATTGTTCACACAATTGGAATGTTTTTTTTAGCGACGGCCTTGCTCTATGGGCTTTATGTCCTGCAGATGAATGTTTCGGACGTGTTGGTGTATTGCGGATTGCTCTATGTTTTTTACGAGCCCATTAAAAAATTTGCTGAAGAAAATACGCATATTCAGCGAGGCATTGCAGCAGCAGAGCGTGTACAGGAAGTGTTGCATCTTCAGCCTCAAATCCGCGATCAAGACGGGGCTTTAGAGCTTTCTTCTCTTGATAGCACGATTGAATTTGATAATGTTTGGTTTCGCTACGACCAAAAATGGATCCTCAAAGGTGTCAGCTTTACTGTCCGCAAAGGAGAAACCGTCGCTTTGGTGGGGCCGACAGGATCGGGAAAGTCCACCATCGTCCAGCTTTTACCTCGCCTATATGACATCCAGAAAGGGGAAATTCGTATTGATGGCCGTTCCTTAACAGCTTATACCCAGCGTTCATTGAGGGATAACATCGCTTTTGTGCCTCAAAAACCTTTTCTCTTCTTAGATACGGTTGCCGAAAACATTGCTTTCGGACGTCCCTTTTCGCAAGAAGACATTCAAGAAGCGGCTAGGCAGGCCCATGCGGATGAGTTCATTCAGCAGCTTCCGAAAGGCTATCAGACCGAATTATTTGAAGCCGGCAAAAACCTGTCGGGTGGGCAGCAGCAGCGTTTGGCAATTGCGCGTGCGCTAGTCAAAAAAGCGCCTATCTTGATTATGGACGAGGCAACTTCGTCATTGGACGCACTTAGCGAAAATCACATCAAATCGGCTTTAAGCCAGCTTCAGGGAAAGATGACGCAAATTATCATCGCGCATCGCTTGTCTACTATCGAAGATGCCGATAAAATTATTTATTTGGATAAAGGCGAAAAAGTGGCTGAAGGAACAAAGGAAGAACTCCTGCGTACTTGTCCTCCGTTCAGACAAATGTGGGAAATGATGTACAATCAAGCGCCGCTTCAGCCTGCGGGCTTATCTCTAAATTCATAA
- a CDS encoding SDR family oxidoreductase produces the protein MKIGILGCGYVGQAAAKMWSLAGHELSATTRKPERLADLQTLIPHPYLLTDASSLFSFLSQLDTLLVSVAPDSFADYQTTYLQTARQIAAGIPHAPHLKQILYTSSTSVYGDYQGEWVDETARIHPSNANNQCLYETEQILLGLATEQRSVCIFRLGEIYGPQRDITDRLRRMHARPFPGTGNQYTNLIHVDDITRALDFAIQLRLNGIFNLCNDFHIPRKVFYEALCQKAHLPPIQWNHQDSNPHGGNKKVSNQKLKSLGFSFLEPLYSLHSII, from the coding sequence ATGAAGATCGGCATTTTGGGCTGCGGATATGTGGGACAAGCAGCAGCCAAAATGTGGAGCTTGGCAGGACATGAACTTTCAGCTACTACACGCAAGCCCGAGCGCCTGGCTGATTTGCAAACGCTTATCCCCCATCCTTATTTACTGACGGATGCTTCTTCCCTCTTTTCCTTTTTATCTCAGCTAGATACCCTTCTTGTCAGCGTAGCCCCCGATTCTTTTGCCGATTACCAAACAACTTACCTACAAACAGCCCGGCAAATAGCAGCAGGCATACCTCATGCTCCCCATCTCAAACAAATTTTATATACAAGCAGCACCTCCGTGTACGGAGACTACCAAGGAGAATGGGTCGATGAAACGGCTCGCATCCATCCTTCTAATGCCAATAACCAATGTTTGTATGAAACGGAACAAATTTTATTAGGTCTTGCGACAGAGCAGCGGTCTGTCTGTATTTTCCGCTTAGGCGAAATTTATGGCCCTCAACGCGATATTACCGATCGCCTCCGCCGCATGCACGCGCGCCCTTTTCCTGGAACAGGCAATCAATACACCAATTTAATTCATGTCGATGATATTACAAGAGCGCTTGATTTTGCCATTCAATTGCGCCTAAATGGCATTTTTAACTTATGCAATGATTTCCATATTCCTCGAAAAGTCTTCTATGAAGCCCTTTGTCAAAAAGCCCACCTTCCCCCTATTCAATGGAATCATCAAGATTCTAATCCTCATGGAGGCAATAAAAAGGTCTCTAACCAAAAATTAAAATCATTAGGATTTTCTTTCTTAGAGCCTCTCTACTCATTACATTCAATTATTTAA
- a CDS encoding putative quorum-sensing-regulated virulence factor — MALRPIYYDTETTGVKAERDRIIEIAAYDPVLDRRFEKFVNPGCPIPPEAIAIHHITDEMVASAPSFAQIGAEFVEFCEGDVVLIAHNNDNFDFHFLRNEFDRNGMPMPSWKFLDTLKWARRYRPDLPRHTLQFLREIYGISANNAHRALDDVIVLYQVFQAMIDDLPIEEIFYLMNRPRTIQHMPFGKHQGQPLSKVPRSYIQWLASTGVFDKPENQELKDSFLRLGLLEPTVAIGAA; from the coding sequence ATGGCATTACGACCAATTTATTATGACACTGAGACGACAGGGGTAAAAGCCGAGAGGGATCGCATTATTGAAATTGCGGCTTATGACCCTGTTCTGGATAGGCGGTTTGAAAAATTTGTCAATCCCGGCTGTCCCATTCCGCCAGAGGCCATCGCCATTCACCATATTACAGATGAAATGGTTGCCTCAGCGCCTTCTTTTGCTCAGATAGGAGCAGAATTTGTGGAATTCTGTGAAGGGGATGTGGTCTTGATTGCGCATAATAATGATAATTTCGATTTTCATTTTCTTCGTAATGAATTTGACAGAAACGGAATGCCGATGCCTTCATGGAAATTTTTGGACACCCTCAAATGGGCGCGGCGTTACCGTCCAGATCTTCCTCGGCATACGCTTCAATTTTTGCGAGAAATTTATGGTATTTCTGCAAATAATGCCCACCGCGCTCTAGATGACGTTATCGTCCTGTATCAAGTCTTTCAAGCGATGATTGATGACTTGCCGATAGAAGAGATTTTTTATTTAATGAATCGCCCGCGTACGATACAGCATATGCCTTTTGGCAAACATCAAGGGCAGCCTCTTAGCAAAGTCCCCCGTTCTTATATTCAATGGCTAGCCTCGACAGGCGTCTTTGATAAACCGGAAAATCAAGAGCTAAAAGATAGTTTCCTTCGGCTTGGCTTGCTAGAACCTACTGTCGCTATAGGGGCAGCATGA
- a CDS encoding YbjN domain-containing protein → MINMTPESILTFMQKNKYEADIQADTQQVYTILKLSQKEYPLFLRVFDDGHLLQMLAFIPCQLQREIVPDMARLLHLLNKELDVPGFGMDEMAGVVFYRLMLPTPKKKIDGDLLLAFLKTIEHVCQMFATPIEAVGFGQTTLDEILQKAQEMEQQK, encoded by the coding sequence ATGATTAATATGACTCCTGAGTCTATTCTTACATTCATGCAGAAGAACAAATATGAAGCTGATATTCAAGCGGATACGCAGCAAGTTTATACCATTCTCAAACTCTCACAAAAAGAGTACCCGCTTTTCTTGCGCGTATTTGATGATGGCCATCTTTTACAAATGCTTGCTTTCATTCCTTGCCAGCTTCAACGCGAAATCGTTCCAGATATGGCTCGTCTACTTCATTTGCTCAACAAGGAATTAGATGTACCAGGCTTTGGCATGGATGAAATGGCAGGGGTTGTCTTTTATCGTCTTATGCTTCCGACTCCAAAAAAGAAAATCGATGGCGATTTGCTTCTCGCTTTTCTCAAAACAATCGAGCATGTCTGCCAAATGTTTGCCACACCCATTGAAGCAGTTGGATTTGGGCAGACTACTTTGGATGAGATACTGCAAAAAGCTCAGGAAATGGAACAGCAAAAATAA
- a CDS encoding FliO/MopB family protein: MKYYLLIPLFLFSLFAIPCSLPGQDAPAAQHSSDPFSDHLPYSSTDSSHPYDPLADHLQEPDNFQVKFMNMLFVLALLIGFMILASWMLKRMMKTRVTQLNSSSIIKVLETRYLSPRSTLYLLDLQGKQLLIAESATGVTALTSLETLPEEDMPSGRQSLPPYLRDDSKK; this comes from the coding sequence ATGAAATATTATCTGCTTATCCCACTGTTTTTGTTCTCTCTATTTGCCATTCCTTGCTCGTTGCCCGGACAAGATGCGCCAGCTGCCCAACATTCATCCGATCCCTTCTCCGACCACCTTCCTTATTCTTCGACTGATTCGTCTCATCCTTACGATCCTTTAGCGGATCACTTGCAAGAACCGGACAACTTCCAAGTAAAGTTTATGAACATGTTATTTGTCTTAGCTCTTTTAATAGGCTTCATGATCCTTGCCTCTTGGATGCTTAAACGCATGATGAAAACCCGAGTGACCCAGCTCAACAGCTCAAGTATCATTAAAGTTTTAGAAACGCGTTATCTCTCTCCCCGCTCTACGCTTTACCTTTTAGATTTACAAGGCAAACAGCTGCTAATCGCAGAGTCTGCAACCGGAGTGACAGCCTTAACCTCATTAGAAACGCTGCCCGAAGAAGACATGCCATCCGGAAGGCAATCCCTTCCTCCTTATTTGCGAGATGACTCCAAAAAATAA
- a CDS encoding HAD-IIB family hydrolase: protein MFFRSFKGIIALDIDGTVTAESHALSSAVMHYLNDLHQKGWQILFITGRPFQWGFHSLQALPFAYSLAVQNGALLLNIPSKKVLARKYLTSRVLPIMEAICKEQQTDFVVYSGLENEDYCYYRPEHWPSDLLAYVQKRSAYLAEKWVSVKTFDELPVESFPSVKLFAKEEAAFRLSRQIEQRLDLHVPPNKDPFDPTYFVVQATHPEANKGNALREFLRMTDISGPIIAAGNDYNDFTLLQAADIKIAMADAPKALLDLADIIAPPAIQEGIIKGLKEAIERVPKIKQGKSHD, encoded by the coding sequence ATGTTTTTTCGTTCTTTCAAAGGAATTATTGCTTTGGATATAGATGGGACGGTGACTGCAGAGTCGCACGCTCTCTCTTCCGCTGTCATGCATTATTTAAATGATTTACATCAAAAAGGTTGGCAAATTCTCTTTATTACAGGCCGGCCTTTTCAATGGGGATTTCACTCTTTACAGGCCCTTCCCTTTGCATACAGTTTGGCTGTTCAAAATGGAGCTCTTTTGTTGAATATTCCTTCAAAAAAAGTATTAGCTCGTAAATATTTGACTAGCCGAGTTTTACCTATCATGGAAGCAATTTGCAAAGAGCAGCAGACCGATTTTGTTGTTTATTCGGGTTTAGAAAATGAAGACTATTGTTATTATCGGCCGGAACATTGGCCGTCTGATTTGCTGGCTTATGTGCAAAAGAGATCGGCTTATTTAGCGGAAAAATGGGTATCGGTGAAAACTTTTGATGAATTGCCAGTTGAGTCTTTCCCCTCGGTCAAATTATTTGCCAAAGAAGAGGCGGCCTTTAGGCTTAGCCGTCAAATCGAGCAGCGACTGGATCTACATGTCCCTCCTAATAAGGATCCTTTCGATCCGACTTATTTTGTCGTTCAGGCCACACATCCCGAGGCCAACAAAGGAAATGCCCTAAGGGAATTTTTAAGAATGACAGATATTTCAGGCCCAATCATTGCCGCGGGAAATGACTATAATGATTTTACCCTTCTTCAAGCAGCCGACATAAAAATTGCCATGGCGGATGCTCCAAAGGCTCTTTTAGATCTTGCAGATATTATTGCTCCTCCGGCTATTCAGGAAGGCATTATCAAGGGATTGAAAGAAGCTATCGAACGCGTTCCGAAGATAAAACAAGGAAAGTCTCATGATTGA